From Zingiber officinale cultivar Zhangliang chromosome 5B, Zo_v1.1, whole genome shotgun sequence, the proteins below share one genomic window:
- the LOC121987677 gene encoding uncharacterized protein LOC121987677 — MVGEGDMLPEIAEPAASDELLIEISSPIAEQLLDFCDGDGGGTGGLFVHSDNSILLPSYEDGVSSSPEAYAVAATDGPAALCCYGVDDNAAAGFSSSRSLYALFDAPPPPPDSDPDLSFYPSSSSSSSDLLPPPPSAEAFLVPPGPAMYVGDPFDQVILKESMTDGYSIDLATVVPMPSAGGSAMGQPPQGGFEEPCYVLPEMAGLNAPSFEFLQGINAALYGGGDSQDLFGGGMPAIGSTARLLTDVAENGAPVCSFVQDAMRSHSYNSGDLQVIGGGSQHPMMGCNSSSSSARPMPTSDAISSLDDPTYKVCRLSVEERKEKIHRYMKKRNERNFSKKIKYACRKTLADSRPRVRGRFARNDELGEVARQRSSSANEFDDDEEMVVKGEGILDSSNILAHINGVNSFNYNYTLESWI, encoded by the exons ATGGTTGGCGAAGGAGACATGTTGCCGGAGATTGCCGAACCGGCCGCCTCTGACGAGCTCTTGATT GAGATCTCGAGTCCTATCGCGGAGCAGCTGCTCGATTTCTGCGACGGCGACGGGGGAGGCACCGGTGGGCTTTTCGTCCATTCCGACAACTCCATCTTACTCCCTTCCTACGAGGACGGCGTCTCTTCTTCACCGGAGGCATATGCCGTCGCCGCCACCGATGGCCCGGCGGCTCTGTGCTGCTATGGAGTCGACGACAACGCGGCCGCAGGATTCTCCTCCTCACGCTCCCTCTACGCCCTCTTCGACGCCCCTCCACCACCGCCCGACTCCGACCCTGACCTCTCATTctacccttcttcttcctcgtctTCCTCCGACCTCCTCCCCCCTCCTCCGTCGGCGGAGGCGTTCCTAGTCCCGCCGGGGCCAGCGATGTATGTCGGGGACCCTTTCGACCAGGTGATTCTGAAGGAGAGCATGACGGACGGGTACTCAATCGACCTCGCCACGGTGGTGCCGATGCCGTCGGCTGGAGGATCTGCGATGGGTCAACCGCCGCAAGGGGGGTTCGAGGAGCCCTGCTACGTTTTGCCAGAAATGGCAGGGCTGAACGCACCTTCGTTCGAGTTTCTACAAGGCATTAACGCAGCGCTCTACGGCGGAGGCGACTCCCAAGATCTCTTCGGTGGCGGCATGCCGGCCATAGGCTCCACCGCCAGGCTCCTGACCGATGTGGCAGAAAACGGGGCTCCAGTGTGCTCGTTCGTGCAGGACGCCATGCGATCGCACTCGTACAACTCCGGCGATTTGCAG GTGATAGGTGGAGGCAGCCAGCACCCGATGATGGGATgcaacagcagcagcagcagcgcgAGGCCAATGCCGACCTCCGACGCGATCTCGTCGCTGGACGATCCCACGTACAAGGTCTGCCGCTTGTCCGTcgaagagaggaaggaaaagaTCCACAGGTACATGAAGAAGAGGAATGAGAGAAATTTCAGCAAGAAAATCAAG TATGCTTGCAGAAAAACTCTAGCAGACAGCCGGCCCCGAGTGCGTGGAAGATTTGCCAGAAACGATGAACTCGGAGAGGTGGCAAGACAGAGATCATCGAGTGCCAATGAATTCGACGACGATGAAGAA ATGGTGGTGAAAGGAGAAGGCATCCTCGACTCCTCTAACATCCTCGCACATATCAATGGAGTCAATTCGTTCAACTACAACTACACTCTTGAGTCTTGGATTTGA